A window of Bufo gargarizans isolate SCDJY-AF-19 chromosome 9, ASM1485885v1, whole genome shotgun sequence contains these coding sequences:
- the LOC122919444 gene encoding serine protease 23-like yields MTGGYLLHLLVFLACLSLTASELPVLEFVTQQTLTLTPSLFTANGTTELTTVCTEKCIQHESQPEASLDHQLDYETVYFNGSRTLTTVAVRIPQGNIRSKFQRNVKFMRRRRQIYGPDIRFSITSKRFLRDFPFAAAVRVSTGCTGILVTERHVLTAAHCIHDGHDYVQGARKLQVGFLRSGVRPSLRWVRVKSTKIPRGWIGAPAEHSMDYDYALLELKRAQSQPHMHLAASPPLQNLAGRRVHFSGFDSDRPGELVYRSCRVQQQTVHLLYQHCDARPGASGSGVYGRLRHGGRWERKVIGVFSGHQWVEVSGEPREYNVAVRLTPPKYAQICHWIRGTNARCHYK; encoded by the coding sequence ATGACTGGTGGATACCTGCTGCATTTACTTGTGTTTCTGGCTTGTCTCTCACTTACTGCTTCTGAACTCCCAGTCCTAGAATTTGTGACCCAGCAAACATTGACTTTAACTCCATCCCTTTTTACTGCCAATGGAACTACAGAGCTTACTACAGTTTGCACAGAGAAGTGCATCCAGCATGAGTCTCAGCCAGAAGCATCTTTGGATCATCAACTTGACTATGAGACTGTGTATTTTAATGGCAGCCGTACACTGACAACAGTAGCAGTAAGGATACCTCAGGGTAATATAAGGAGCAAATTTCAGAGAAATGTCAAATTTATGCGTCGTCGTAGGCAAATCTATGGACCAGATATCCGTTTTTCCATCACAAGTAAGCGGTTTCTTAGGGATTTCCCTTTTGCAGCTGCTGTTCGGGTGTCCACAGGTTGCACAGGTATATTGGTAACTGAACGTCATGTATTAACGGCAGCTCACTGTATTCATGATGGTCATGACTACGTACAAGGAGCACGTAAACTGCAAGTTGGCTTCCTTAGGTCAGGAGTCCGACCTTCTCTGCGCTGGGTACGTGTTAAAAGCACCAAGATACCTCGAGGAtggattggagccccagcagaaCATAGTATGGATTATGATTATGCATTGCTGGAGCTAAAACGGGCCCAATCTCAACCTCACATGCATCTTGCAGCCTCTCCACCTTTGCAGAACTTGGCAGGAAGAAGAGTGCACTTCTCAGGGTTTGACAGTGACCGGCCTGGAGAGCTGGTTTACAGGTCATGCAGAGTGCAGCAGCAGACCGTACATTTGCTTTATCAACATTGTGATGCCCGCCCAGGGGCTAGTGGGTCGGGTGTTTATGGGCGACTGCGTCATGGTGGGCGCTGGGAGAGGAAAGTTATTGGGGTATTCTCAGGACATCAGTGGGTTGAAGTGTCTGGAGAGCCAAGAGAATATAATGTTGCTGTCAGACTGACCCCTCCTAAATATGCACAGATTTGCCATTGGATACGTGGAACTAATGCAAGATGTCACTATAAATGA